One window of Magallana gigas chromosome 2, xbMagGiga1.1, whole genome shotgun sequence genomic DNA carries:
- the LOC105318603 gene encoding fibronectin type III domain-containing protein 2 isoform X1 — protein sequence MKNSVGFQFVVILCVCMQQLYAQSNFMNTLNHLDKIMVQTQVLRDIVQAEMAKQGIPSGPGAPPPSNVAYSSFVDEVAGRLQILEDTVSGLNSVMNRCHHQPPAPSPPTNVIAESATTDNVSSIVVRWDPPQPVPDNLQYKVYFAAVDESGYQPQGEVVFRICDATQTSASITDLSPRAHYQVRVGTVAGVVTESSSTPQVIETPDIIPSAPQNLRIEGTTPNTVTLRWDTPDIAGVVSSYVLYYREDGGGPQMTETVDPPTMFYTVNDLSEGTRYKFDVAAKSNNGEGPRSIPVEVKTIDFNPPHPLDLNCTAMNKTSVLLTWNKPLVLPGDGIIRGFNINYTDERYRDFFLFKTPTAEFTEAVISSLEPATVYYFQASSRTRKTFGGGGAVVMCQTKADSPSKPRNVQIELSRLDPPQLTIKWIPPYHTYGPLTNYTLHWGVKNGALRKEKIEPYRLRWDSDYLDDATVHEFKLFAVNAEGFGEPAIVQFTTPKRETIVPPNVTVDRVKGPNNTTMLRVKWDPPNQPVKGYRILYRKFEWVYTGRWKLKELNDPNALATEIVVDEPNYSHIVVVRGTAKRRTNPNFPMMGQMGGQMGNQMIGSPSSVMGGGRMGQGNQPMMGNGMMNNGGMNPGNMMNSMMGSNMNPNNMGSPMNNMGNMGNGMGSPMNNMNPQMGNMNPQMGNNMNPQMGNNMNPQMGNNMNPQMSNNMSPQMGNNMSPQMGNNMSPQMGNSMSNPMDGPNMGGGMNQGMRGDMGGSMGGSISGPMGGGGMQMSGQSQGQNPFGGQMNMRMQGNQKQPPQGSQLQQPIKMNSMSQPLSQGQIPDPPGFNQGGFQQPVRA from the exons AGAGACATTGTCCAAGCTGAGATGGCCAAGCAGGGGATTCCGTCTGGGCCGGGCGCTCCCCCTCCCTCTAATGTGGCATATTCCTCGTTTGTGGATGAAGTGGCAGGAAGGTTACAGATTCTGGAGGATACCGTGTCCGGGCTTAATTCTGTGATGAACAGGTGCCACCACCAACCACCAG cTCCTTCACCACCTACAAACGTCATCGCGGAGTCAGCTACCACAGACAACGTTTCCTCCATTGTTGTCCGGTGGGACCCCCCACAACCCGTCCCCGACAATCTCCAGTACAAGGTCTACTTTGCCGCTGTCGATGAGAGCGGGTACCAGCCCCAGGGCGAGGTCGTGTTCAGGATTTGTGATGCTACTCAGACTTCGGCCTCTATCACCGACCTGTCCCCTCGAGCTCACTACCAGGTCAGGGTCGGAACTGTGGCTGGCGTGGTGACTGAATCCTCCAGTACACCACAAGTCATCGAGACACCAGATATCA TTCCCTCTGCGCCGCAGAATCTCAGAATCGAGGGAACCACACCAAACACTGTTACTTTAAGATGGGACACCCCCGATATTGCCGGAGTTGTGTCTTCCTACGTTCTTTACTACAGGGAGGATGGCGGTGGCCCCCAGATGACAGAGACCGTGGATCCACCCACCATGTTTTACACTGTCAACGACCTGTCTGAAGGCACCCGGTACAAGTTTGATGTGGCTGCCAAATCAAACAACGGAGAGGGTCCAAGAAGTATCCCCGTGGAGGTCAAGACTATTGACTTCA ATCCTCCCCATCCTCTTGATCTCAACTGTACCGCCATGAATAAGACATCCGTCTTGTTGACTTGGAATAAACCCCTTGTTTTGCCTGGCGATGGAATAATTCGTGGATTCAACATCAACTACACCGATGAGAGATATCGGGACTTCTTCCTCTTTAAAACACCAACCGCTGAATTTACGGAAGCTGTCATTTCAAGCCTTGAGCCAGCCACTGTGTACTACTTCCAAGCGTCTTCAAGAACCAGAAAAACGTTTGGAGGAGGTGGAGCCGTTGTCATGTGTCAAACTAAAGCTGATT cTCCATCAAAACCAAGAAATGTTCAAATCGAGCTGTCCCGACTGGATCCGCCACAACTGACCATTAAGTGGATTCCACCATACCATACTTATGGACCTCTGACAAATTATACACTTCACTGGGGTGTCAAAAACGGTGCTCTCAGGAAGGAGAAGATTGAACCATACAGATTGCGATGGGATTCAGATTATTTGG ACGACGCAACAGTTCACGAGTTTAAATTGTTCGCCGTAAATGCAGAGGGTTTTGGAGAACCAGCAATAGTCCAATTTACAACACCAAAACGAG aaACCATCGTCCCACCAAACGTTACTGTTGACCGTGTCAAGGGTCCAAACAACACCACCATGTTGAGAGTCAAGTGGGACCCACCAAACCAACCTGTCAAGGGCTACAGGATCCTGTACAGGAAGTTCGAATGGGTGTACACTGGCAGGTGGAAGCTGAAGGAACTGAACGATCCTAACGCTCTGGCCACCGAGATCGTTGTCGACGAGCCTAACTACTCACATATTGTAGTGGTCCGCGGAACCGCTAAAAGGCGAACAAACCCCAACTTCCCAATGATGGGACAGATGGGCGGTCAGATGGGCAACCAGATGATTGGGTCTCCTAGCTCTGTGATGGGCGGTGGTCGCATGGGCCAAGGCAATCAGCCTATGATGGGTAATGGTATGATGAACAACGGTGGAATGAATCCTGGGAACATGATGAACTCAATGATGGGCAGTAATATGAATCCAAATAACATGGGCAGCCCAATGAACAACATGGGTAACATGGGTAACGGTATGGGCAGTCCTATGAATAACATGAACCCTCAAATGGGCAACATGAATCCTCAAATGGGTAACAACATGAATCCTCAAATGGGTAACAACATGAACCCTCAAATGGGCAACAACATGAACCCTCAAATGAGCAACAACATGAGCCCTCAAATGGGCAACAACATGAGTCCTCAAATGGGCAACAACATGAGTCCTCAAATGGGCAACAGTATGAGTAATCCTATGGATGGACCAAACATGGGCGGCGGTATGAATCAAGGAATGCGTGGAGACATGGGTGGCAGTATGGGCGGCAGCATCAGTGGACCCATGGGTGGTGGAGGAATGCAGATGAGCGGTCAAAGTCAAGGACAAAATCCATTTGGAGGTCAAATGAATATGCGTATGCAAGGTAATCAGAAACAACCCCCTCAAGGTAGTCAGTTGCAACAACCAATTAAAATGAATTCTATGTCACAGCCTTTATCACAAGGGCAAATTCCCGACCCCCCGGGCTTTAATCAAGGGGGATTCCAACAACCAGTGAGGGCTTAG
- the LOC105318604 gene encoding fibronectin type III domain-containing protein 2 isoform X2: MWNLLGFTIVTICVCAHQISAQRQEKLTAMNGYLKNIIANAQIMQAMVQAELGQNIPNPKPNPVYDNFLEAGEMRLQVLEASTAALKTAIGSPNKNCEVTPPPPPTNVIAESATMDNVSSIVVRWDPPNPVPDNLQYKVYFSAIDESGYQAAGEVVFRICDSTQTSASITDLSPRSRYQVRIGTVAGVVSESSSTPELIETPDIIPSMPTNVIMEAISPNSVALKWAPPDIAGEITEYVIYYMEDGNPPVMTDVVSPPGQYHTVEDLSEGTRYVMEVAARSNNGEGPKSVPQEVRTIDFNPPHPLNLNCTAVNKTTVILTWEPPVLLAGDGIIRGYNINYTDSRYREFYLYKTKDASIATAVIDNLEPATMYYFQASSRTRKTFGGGGAVVMCQTKADAPTAPRNVQLELSRIEPPQLTMRWIPSLHTYGPLKNYTLHWGVKNGALRKELIDPTRLRWISDFLDDDTVHEFKLYAVNDVGFGEPAIQTFKTPKRQTIVPPNVTVDRVKGDYNTTMLQVRWDPPLHPVQGYDILYRKFEWVYSGRWHLKEISDPTALASEIIVNKPENSFIVVVQGKPVRGRPPHFQQPNFGGPMGNNNMGQPSMNRGQGGPGRGMNPGPGGNQMNPGPRGNQMMGGQNPFRNNNMEMQG, from the exons ATGTGGAATTTATTGGGATTTACAATTGTGACAATATGTGTGTGTGCGCATCAAATTTCAGCGCAAAGACAAGAAAAACTTACAGCCATGAAtggatatttaaaaaacattattgcTAATGCACAAATAATGCAAGCTATGGTGCAGGCTGAATTGGGACAAAATATTCCAAACCCAAAACCGAATCCCGTGTACGACAACTTCCTGGAAGCCGGTGAGATGAGACTCCAAGTGTTGGAGGCCAGTACCGCGGCCTTAAAGACGGCCATTGGATCACCCAATAAAAACTGTGAAGTCA CGCCCCCTCCGCCTCCAACCAATGTCATCGCCGAGTCAGCCACCATGGACAACGTTTCCTCCATTGTTGTCCGGTGGGACCCCCCGAATCCCGTGCCAGACAATCTCCAGTACAAGGTGTACTTCTCCGCCATTGACGAGAGCGGGTACCAGGCCGCGGGGGAGGTCGTTTTCAGGATCTGTGACTCTACCCAAACAAGCGCCTCCATTACGGACCTGTCCCCCCGCTCTCGGTACCAAGTTAGGATAGGAACAGTTGCTGGTGTTGTGTCCGAGTCTTCCAGTACTCCGGAGCTTATTGAAACCCCTGATATCA TCCCATCCATGCCAACAAACGTAATAATGGAGGCCATCAGCCCTAACAGCGTCGCCTTAAAGTGGGCTCCTCCAGATATCGCCGGTGAGATCACTGAATACGTCATTTACTATATGGAGGATGGTAACCCACCCGTGATGACCGACGTCGTGTCCCCTCCCGGCCAATATCACACCGTCGAAGATCTGTCGGAGGGAACCCGCTATGTGATGGAAGTGGCTGCGAGATCCAACAATGGAGAGGGACCAAAGAGTGTTCCACAGGAAGTCCGCACAATTGACTTCA acCCACCACATCCATTAAACTTGAACTGCACTGCCGTCAACAAGACGACTGTCATTTTGACCTGGGAACCACCCGTTTTACTGGCCGGTGACGGCATAATTCGAGGATATAATATCAATTACACTGACTCCAGGTACAGAGAGTTCTATTTGTACAAGACAAAAGATGCTTCTATCGCCACAGCTGTTATAGACAACCTGGAGCCCGCTACTATGTACTACTTTCAAGCGTCTTCAAGAACCAGAAAAACGTTTGGAGGAGGCGGTGCTGTCGTCATGTGTCAGACCAAAGCAGACG CGCCTACAGCCCCTAGAAATGTCCAGCTGGAACTTTCCCGCATTGAGCCACCTCAGCTGACCATGAGATGGATACCTTCACTACATACATATGGCCCACTTAAAAACTACACTCTCCACTGGGGCGTCAAAAATGGAGCCCTTAGAAAAGAACTAATTGACCCAACCCGACTTAGATGGATCTCAGATTTCCTAG ATGACGACACAGtccatgaatttaaattatatgCTGTGAATGATGTTGGGTTTGGTGAGCCAGCCATTCAAACGTTTAAGACACCAAAGCGAC AGACCATCGTTCCTCCAAATGTCACCGTTGATCGAGTAAAGGGAGACTATAACACAACCATGCTGCAGGTTAGATGGGACCCGCCTCTTCATCCGGTGCAAGGATACGACATTTTGTACAGGAAGTTTGAATGGGTGTACAGTGGTCGTTGGCACCTGAAGGAGATTAGTGATCCAACAGCGCTAGCATCGGAGATCATCGTCAACAAACCCGAAAACTCCTTTATCGTCGTAGTCCAAGGAAAACCAGTCCGAGGTAGACCCCCGCATTTCCAACAACCGAACTTTGGTGGTCCCATGGGAAATAACAACATGGGGCAACCCTCAATGAACAGAGGCCAAGGAGGCCCGGGTCGTGGCATGAACCCTGGTCCGGGTGGAAACCAGATGAACCCTGGTCCGCGCGGAAATCAGATGATGGGAGGACAAAATCCGTTTAGAAATAACAATATGGAAATGCAAG GGTAA
- the LOC105318604 gene encoding fibronectin type III domain-containing protein 2 isoform X1, whose translation MWNLLGFTIVTICVCAHQISAQRQEKLTAMNGYLKNIIANAQIMQAMVQAELGQNIPNPKPNPVYDNFLEAGEMRLQVLEASTAALKTAIGSPNKNCEVTPPPPPTNVIAESATMDNVSSIVVRWDPPNPVPDNLQYKVYFSAIDESGYQAAGEVVFRICDSTQTSASITDLSPRSRYQVRIGTVAGVVSESSSTPELIETPDIIPSMPTNVIMEAISPNSVALKWAPPDIAGEITEYVIYYMEDGNPPVMTDVVSPPGQYHTVEDLSEGTRYVMEVAARSNNGEGPKSVPQEVRTIDFNPPHPLNLNCTAVNKTTVILTWEPPVLLAGDGIIRGYNINYTDSRYREFYLYKTKDASIATAVIDNLEPATMYYFQASSRTRKTFGGGGAVVMCQTKADAPTAPRNVQLELSRIEPPQLTMRWIPSLHTYGPLKNYTLHWGVKNGALRKELIDPTRLRWISDFLDDDTVHEFKLYAVNDVGFGEPAIQTFKTPKRQTIVPPNVTVDRVKGDYNTTMLQVRWDPPLHPVQGYDILYRKFEWVYSGRWHLKEISDPTALASEIIVNKPENSFIVVVQGKPVRGRPPHFQQPNFGGPMGNNNMGQPSMNRGQGGPGRGMNPGPGGNQMNPGPRGNQMMGGQNPFRNNNMEMQGNQPQGQSLSVSSMSNPGMPQQQQMQGGFGGQRFRP comes from the exons ATGTGGAATTTATTGGGATTTACAATTGTGACAATATGTGTGTGTGCGCATCAAATTTCAGCGCAAAGACAAGAAAAACTTACAGCCATGAAtggatatttaaaaaacattattgcTAATGCACAAATAATGCAAGCTATGGTGCAGGCTGAATTGGGACAAAATATTCCAAACCCAAAACCGAATCCCGTGTACGACAACTTCCTGGAAGCCGGTGAGATGAGACTCCAAGTGTTGGAGGCCAGTACCGCGGCCTTAAAGACGGCCATTGGATCACCCAATAAAAACTGTGAAGTCA CGCCCCCTCCGCCTCCAACCAATGTCATCGCCGAGTCAGCCACCATGGACAACGTTTCCTCCATTGTTGTCCGGTGGGACCCCCCGAATCCCGTGCCAGACAATCTCCAGTACAAGGTGTACTTCTCCGCCATTGACGAGAGCGGGTACCAGGCCGCGGGGGAGGTCGTTTTCAGGATCTGTGACTCTACCCAAACAAGCGCCTCCATTACGGACCTGTCCCCCCGCTCTCGGTACCAAGTTAGGATAGGAACAGTTGCTGGTGTTGTGTCCGAGTCTTCCAGTACTCCGGAGCTTATTGAAACCCCTGATATCA TCCCATCCATGCCAACAAACGTAATAATGGAGGCCATCAGCCCTAACAGCGTCGCCTTAAAGTGGGCTCCTCCAGATATCGCCGGTGAGATCACTGAATACGTCATTTACTATATGGAGGATGGTAACCCACCCGTGATGACCGACGTCGTGTCCCCTCCCGGCCAATATCACACCGTCGAAGATCTGTCGGAGGGAACCCGCTATGTGATGGAAGTGGCTGCGAGATCCAACAATGGAGAGGGACCAAAGAGTGTTCCACAGGAAGTCCGCACAATTGACTTCA acCCACCACATCCATTAAACTTGAACTGCACTGCCGTCAACAAGACGACTGTCATTTTGACCTGGGAACCACCCGTTTTACTGGCCGGTGACGGCATAATTCGAGGATATAATATCAATTACACTGACTCCAGGTACAGAGAGTTCTATTTGTACAAGACAAAAGATGCTTCTATCGCCACAGCTGTTATAGACAACCTGGAGCCCGCTACTATGTACTACTTTCAAGCGTCTTCAAGAACCAGAAAAACGTTTGGAGGAGGCGGTGCTGTCGTCATGTGTCAGACCAAAGCAGACG CGCCTACAGCCCCTAGAAATGTCCAGCTGGAACTTTCCCGCATTGAGCCACCTCAGCTGACCATGAGATGGATACCTTCACTACATACATATGGCCCACTTAAAAACTACACTCTCCACTGGGGCGTCAAAAATGGAGCCCTTAGAAAAGAACTAATTGACCCAACCCGACTTAGATGGATCTCAGATTTCCTAG ATGACGACACAGtccatgaatttaaattatatgCTGTGAATGATGTTGGGTTTGGTGAGCCAGCCATTCAAACGTTTAAGACACCAAAGCGAC AGACCATCGTTCCTCCAAATGTCACCGTTGATCGAGTAAAGGGAGACTATAACACAACCATGCTGCAGGTTAGATGGGACCCGCCTCTTCATCCGGTGCAAGGATACGACATTTTGTACAGGAAGTTTGAATGGGTGTACAGTGGTCGTTGGCACCTGAAGGAGATTAGTGATCCAACAGCGCTAGCATCGGAGATCATCGTCAACAAACCCGAAAACTCCTTTATCGTCGTAGTCCAAGGAAAACCAGTCCGAGGTAGACCCCCGCATTTCCAACAACCGAACTTTGGTGGTCCCATGGGAAATAACAACATGGGGCAACCCTCAATGAACAGAGGCCAAGGAGGCCCGGGTCGTGGCATGAACCCTGGTCCGGGTGGAAACCAGATGAACCCTGGTCCGCGCGGAAATCAGATGATGGGAGGACAAAATCCGTTTAGAAATAACAATATGGAAATGCAAGGTAACCAGCCCCAAGGGCAGTCTCTGTCCGTGTCCTCCATGTCTAATCCCGGCATGCCTCAGCAACAGCAAATGCAGGGAGGTTTTGGAGGACAAAGGTTTAGGCCTTAG
- the LOC105318603 gene encoding fibronectin type III domain-containing protein 2 isoform X2 yields the protein MKNSVGFQFVVILCVCMQQLYAQSNFMNTLNHLDKIMVQTQVLRDIVQAEMAKQGIPSGPGAPPPSNVAYSSFVDEVAGRLQILEDTVSGLNSVMNRCHHQPPAPSPPTNVIAESATTDNVSSIVVRWDPPQPVPDNLQYKVYFAAVDESGYQPQGEVVFRICDATQTSASITDLSPRAHYQVRVGTVAGVVTESSSTPQVIETPDIIPSAPQNLRIEGTTPNTVTLRWDTPDIAGVVSSYVLYYREDGGGPQMTETVDPPTMFYTVNDLSEGTRYKFDVAAKSNNGEGPRSIPVEVKTIDFNPPHPLDLNCTAMNKTSVLLTWNKPLVLPGDGIIRGFNINYTDERYRDFFLFKTPTAEFTEAVISSLEPATVYYFQASSRTRKTFGGGGAVVMCQTKADSPSKPRNVQIELSRLDPPQLTIKWIPPYHTYGPLTNYTLHWGVKNGALRKEKIEPYRLRWDSDYLDDATVHEFKLFAVNAEGFGEPAIVQFTTPKRETIVPPNVTVDRVKGPNNTTMLRVKWDPPNQPVKGYRILYRKFEWVYTGRWKLKELNDPNALATEIVVDEPNYSHIVVVRGTAKRRTNPNFPMMGQMGGQMGNQMIGSPSSVMGGGRMGQGNQPMMGNGMMNNGGMNPGNMMNSMMGSNMNPNNMGSPMNNMGNMGNGMGSPMNNMNPQMGNMNPQMGNNMNPQMGNNMNPQMGNNMNPQMSNNMSPQMGNNMSPQMGNNMSPQMGNSMSNPMDGPNMGGGMNQGMRGDMGGSMGGSISGPMGGGGMQMSGQSQGQNPFGGQMNMRMQG from the exons AGAGACATTGTCCAAGCTGAGATGGCCAAGCAGGGGATTCCGTCTGGGCCGGGCGCTCCCCCTCCCTCTAATGTGGCATATTCCTCGTTTGTGGATGAAGTGGCAGGAAGGTTACAGATTCTGGAGGATACCGTGTCCGGGCTTAATTCTGTGATGAACAGGTGCCACCACCAACCACCAG cTCCTTCACCACCTACAAACGTCATCGCGGAGTCAGCTACCACAGACAACGTTTCCTCCATTGTTGTCCGGTGGGACCCCCCACAACCCGTCCCCGACAATCTCCAGTACAAGGTCTACTTTGCCGCTGTCGATGAGAGCGGGTACCAGCCCCAGGGCGAGGTCGTGTTCAGGATTTGTGATGCTACTCAGACTTCGGCCTCTATCACCGACCTGTCCCCTCGAGCTCACTACCAGGTCAGGGTCGGAACTGTGGCTGGCGTGGTGACTGAATCCTCCAGTACACCACAAGTCATCGAGACACCAGATATCA TTCCCTCTGCGCCGCAGAATCTCAGAATCGAGGGAACCACACCAAACACTGTTACTTTAAGATGGGACACCCCCGATATTGCCGGAGTTGTGTCTTCCTACGTTCTTTACTACAGGGAGGATGGCGGTGGCCCCCAGATGACAGAGACCGTGGATCCACCCACCATGTTTTACACTGTCAACGACCTGTCTGAAGGCACCCGGTACAAGTTTGATGTGGCTGCCAAATCAAACAACGGAGAGGGTCCAAGAAGTATCCCCGTGGAGGTCAAGACTATTGACTTCA ATCCTCCCCATCCTCTTGATCTCAACTGTACCGCCATGAATAAGACATCCGTCTTGTTGACTTGGAATAAACCCCTTGTTTTGCCTGGCGATGGAATAATTCGTGGATTCAACATCAACTACACCGATGAGAGATATCGGGACTTCTTCCTCTTTAAAACACCAACCGCTGAATTTACGGAAGCTGTCATTTCAAGCCTTGAGCCAGCCACTGTGTACTACTTCCAAGCGTCTTCAAGAACCAGAAAAACGTTTGGAGGAGGTGGAGCCGTTGTCATGTGTCAAACTAAAGCTGATT cTCCATCAAAACCAAGAAATGTTCAAATCGAGCTGTCCCGACTGGATCCGCCACAACTGACCATTAAGTGGATTCCACCATACCATACTTATGGACCTCTGACAAATTATACACTTCACTGGGGTGTCAAAAACGGTGCTCTCAGGAAGGAGAAGATTGAACCATACAGATTGCGATGGGATTCAGATTATTTGG ACGACGCAACAGTTCACGAGTTTAAATTGTTCGCCGTAAATGCAGAGGGTTTTGGAGAACCAGCAATAGTCCAATTTACAACACCAAAACGAG aaACCATCGTCCCACCAAACGTTACTGTTGACCGTGTCAAGGGTCCAAACAACACCACCATGTTGAGAGTCAAGTGGGACCCACCAAACCAACCTGTCAAGGGCTACAGGATCCTGTACAGGAAGTTCGAATGGGTGTACACTGGCAGGTGGAAGCTGAAGGAACTGAACGATCCTAACGCTCTGGCCACCGAGATCGTTGTCGACGAGCCTAACTACTCACATATTGTAGTGGTCCGCGGAACCGCTAAAAGGCGAACAAACCCCAACTTCCCAATGATGGGACAGATGGGCGGTCAGATGGGCAACCAGATGATTGGGTCTCCTAGCTCTGTGATGGGCGGTGGTCGCATGGGCCAAGGCAATCAGCCTATGATGGGTAATGGTATGATGAACAACGGTGGAATGAATCCTGGGAACATGATGAACTCAATGATGGGCAGTAATATGAATCCAAATAACATGGGCAGCCCAATGAACAACATGGGTAACATGGGTAACGGTATGGGCAGTCCTATGAATAACATGAACCCTCAAATGGGCAACATGAATCCTCAAATGGGTAACAACATGAATCCTCAAATGGGTAACAACATGAACCCTCAAATGGGCAACAACATGAACCCTCAAATGAGCAACAACATGAGCCCTCAAATGGGCAACAACATGAGTCCTCAAATGGGCAACAACATGAGTCCTCAAATGGGCAACAGTATGAGTAATCCTATGGATGGACCAAACATGGGCGGCGGTATGAATCAAGGAATGCGTGGAGACATGGGTGGCAGTATGGGCGGCAGCATCAGTGGACCCATGGGTGGTGGAGGAATGCAGATGAGCGGTCAAAGTCAAGGACAAAATCCATTTGGAGGTCAAATGAATATGCGTATGCAAG GCTAA